In the genome of Defluviitalea raffinosedens, the window GTCAAAGGAATCCACCTTACCTGTAAAACTTTTTCCGTGGATGAAGTAATTTTATAAGCATCGCTATACCGATAACCAATCACCCAAAGAATTTTATTCCCATCTGCCAGTAAGGGAATCCTGTCTCTTTCATCCCTTGGAATTTTTTCATCAATGAAAAAATCCTTAAGTTTTTTGGTTCCATTTTTAAGAAGAATACGGTCTCCAGGCTGTTTCGTTCTAATATGCAGACCAGTTTCTATTTTATCATAGTCAAAACTTTTCGTACAGGTATTCTGATGAGATAAGTTAAAATTCTCTTTATCCAGTACGATTACTTCCACCTTAGCATTCAATTCTTTTACAAATATGGTTGAAGGTACAGAAACATCGTAGCAAAATCCTTCAAAAAGTTCTTCTCCTGCCTGAAATATTAAATCTTCATACTGCCTTTTTACAATGATATCATTAGGCAGACAAAGCTTTTTACCCGTACCTTTCCTGCTTAATTCAATAACGTCCAGAACATGGTTTAAGTCGATGTTTTTCAACTGTCCCCTTAACCTTTCCAGAACGATTCTTATGATTCGCTTTTGAAGGACAGGATGATATGAGCAAAACAAAGGATTATCCAGTATTACAAGATGGGCTTTTTCTTCTTTGATACAGAGCTTGAGATGCTTGTTTGCCTCATCGTTTAAAAAGCTTTCTTCTTCCCTGAGGAGGGTGCTCATATTGTATAGGGTCTTAACAATATTTGGATTGAAATTTTTTTTAATAAAAGGAATCAGTTCATTGCGTATTTTATTTCGGGTGTATATGTTGAGTGCATTGGTATAATCTTGTCTATAATGTATATGATTTTCCAGGCAGTATTGTTCGATCTCATCCCTGGTAAATTCGAGCAAGGGCCTTATTATATGGTCCCTGACCGGAGTAATGCCTCCTAATCCCTTCATGCCACTGCCTCTAAACAACTGCATTAATACCGTTTCTGCCTGGTCATTCATATTATGGGCCACTGCAATTTTGTCCCCGTGGGTTTCTTCTCTCACTTTTTCAAAGATCTCGTACCGAACTGCTCTGCCAGCTTCTTCTTCACTGCATTTTCTTTTTAAAGCCTCTTTTTTCACATCTATGTTATATATAAAGCATGGAATATCCCATGTTTTACATATGTCACGAACATAAGCTGCATCCTCTTCAGCTTCTTTGCCCCGTATTCCGTGGTTGATATGAACAGCAGTTATTTTAAATGGAACAATCCGGGATACTTGCTTTAACAGATGAAGCAGACACATGGAATCTGCTCCTCCGGACACCCCGACTATTATATTATTATCTTTTTGTATCATATTATATTCTTTTATAATTTTATAAATCCTCTGTAACATAGGCACACCCATCAGAAAAATAGTTTTATATTTAGATGATACAAAATGCGTTATATAAATGCAAGTGTCGTACTAAAAATAGTAAAAAAGCAGTGCACAATTCGTACACCGCCCAAAAACTATGTATTCACTTAGATGCTGTCATCAGAAAATCTGGGATGCAAAATAGATAAAGAGTACAATACTTAAAAACAAACAGCCGTTTAAGATCCAATCTGTACTCCGTTTTTTAAGTTTTCTGCCGGAGTATATCGGTTTGCTTTTTTTCATATAATTTCCGATGATTTTTTCTGCTTCAGCAACAATATCCTTTGGCATTCTATTAGGATTTACATCTTTATTCAAGATGAAAATGGCCTTTTCGTACCAACCACCCTTGTCATTTTCAATAAATACCACTCGGCCGTTAGAAAAATATTCCATAGGAAAACCTCCATCATACTTTATGTTCATGGATAAGTTTTCCCTATATTTGTCATTATATGCATGTAAAAATCACAAATATTTTTCCCACACCTTAGCGACTAAAATCGTCATGTCATCTTCTATTTCATGATCAGAATTCTCTTTTGCAATGTTTAAAAGATAATCAGCAATATACTCTGGTTGGTTGGTATCTATGCCTTTCAGGATCTCGCTGAACCATTTTTCTTTTTCTATGATGTCTTTCTTGGAGTCTAAAACCCCATCCGTCACCATAACAATAATGTCTCCGTCTTTTAGTTTCTTCTTGGTGACATCAATATCTACATTGCTCAGCATGCCTACCGGCAGGGAAGAAGAACCAATAACTTCTACCATTTCTCCTCGTTTTATGAATGCTGAAGCGGCTCCAATTTTAACAAATTCCGCAACTCCTGTATACAAATCGATAATCGTCATATCGAGGGTTGAAAAGAAATCCTCGTTGGATTTTAAAACCAGTACGGAATTGATCATTTTAATGGCCAGATCCTTGTCAAATCCTGATTCTATGAATTCTTCCAGAAGTTCTATGGCTGCACTGCTTTCTTCGCTGGCTTTATTGCCGGTCCCCATGCCATCAGAGAGAGCTAAAAGATATTGGCCGTTCTTTATTTCCATAAAGGAATAATTATCTCCCGATATGGCATTGCTTTCTTTTGATTCTCTGGCTACTCCTGTCATAATCCTGAATTTTTCTTCTTCGATGAGTTTCATCTTACATTTGTCTTTGCTGCAAATGCCAACACATCCACTGTCTATGACTTTCATTCTCCTGCCCAGAATCTTACTTACTACAGGCAGAATATTTTTTGTACACAGCCGCTTCCCTTTGCAAGGAGAATGCTCAATCACCACTTCGTATTTATTTTGACGGTTCAAAACTACGATTACATCAGATACAATAATTTTTTCCCGGTCCAGTTCTACTTTAATGGCTTGTTCCAGTTCTTCTTTGAAATAAACTTCTCCGTATACTTCCATTGCTAAATTGCCAATGATGGATGAAACCCCTTTTAATTGCTCTGATACCAATTCCCTGCTTTCCACTATTCTGTTATGCCAAAGCAGGTTTAATTTATACAGTTCAAACATCCTGTTGGTCGTATCAGTAAATACATCTACCCTTAAACATTTATCCACAAAATCTTGCGGAATATCACTAAGGTCGATTCGGGATTTTCTTTCTGCAGCGGATAAAATGCTAAATACAGTTTGGTATGTATTATAAAAATCAGTCTCCCAGCAATGGGAACACAAACCGCAATCCTTGCATACTCTGGAAGCAACATCTTCAATCAGCATGGATACATCCCGCTGATTTAAACTGGTCTTTTTTCTGGAAATATTAGAAAATGTCCTGGATAATTTTAAAAAAGCATTGGAAAACGCTTCTAGTTGCTGCGCTGTAATGTCTCTTATGCGTTTATAATAAACTTCTTGCCCTGTTTCAGATTCATTGTTTATAAACTGTTTAATATAGGTTATAACTCCTTTAGGGAAAGTAAAAAACAGAATACTGGCTGCAATAATGGGTTTTAAAAAATCATAGGTAATCGCTGTGCCCTCAAAATAAAAAGAAACGATCATCTGTCCTAGTAAAAAGCCTATACCGCTCCCTATTCGTCCGATGTCTTTAAAGAGTCCAGTAATCATCCCGGATATACCTAAAACCCCAATAGATCCTGCAGGCATTACCCCAATAAGGGTTAGTATAGTTCCAATCACAATGCCTACAGTTCCTCCTATAGAAGGTCCTCCTATAAATCCAAATAGTAAAACCAGGAATATACTAATCACTTCTCGAAAATAAATTCCACTGACAGAAAAATCAATAACACCAGCAATGGCTGTCCCAAAAATTAAAATCAAACTGATAATTTCTTCATTGCTTAAAATCGTTCTTTTTAAGGAACCTTTTATACATGAAATTGCACTGCCATATATGTACGCAGCTGTAAAAACAAAAATGCTTTCTAAAACTGCTACAATCAAATAGTAGCCCGAAAAACCATTAATAGCCGCAGTTAGTATACCCATGGCAAAGCAGGAACCCATGGCAAGAACAGCTTGTACAATTTTAGTTGGCTTATAGCCCCTGGCTTCTACCAAATACTGAAATACAAGCATTAAAACAAAAGTTCCGATATATTTTGAAGACAAAACAGAGTCTCTTACACTTAAAACGCCTGCACAAGTGAATAAAAGCAACCAAATTCGATTGGCCTTCGCAGGCAAACCTGCAGCAAAATAAGCAATGCTTAGAGGAAGTAAATTGGTAAAAAGAATGACTCTGGAAATTGTAAATCCTACAAGATCAATGAATAAGTCCTTATAAGTTACGTCCAGGAAAAAATTTTTCCAATGGATGGTTTTTTTCGCTTTCGGCAGATCTACTTTCTTAAATGT includes:
- the spoIIE gene encoding stage II sporulation protein E, which codes for MERVEYSTFKKVDLPKAKKTIHWKNFFLDVTYKDLFIDLVGFTISRVILFTNLLPLSIAYFAAGLPAKANRIWLLLFTCAGVLSVRDSVLSSKYIGTFVLMLVFQYLVEARGYKPTKIVQAVLAMGSCFAMGILTAAINGFSGYYLIVAVLESIFVFTAAYIYGSAISCIKGSLKRTILSNEEIISLILIFGTAIAGVIDFSVSGIYFREVISIFLVLLFGFIGGPSIGGTVGIVIGTILTLIGVMPAGSIGVLGISGMITGLFKDIGRIGSGIGFLLGQMIVSFYFEGTAITYDFLKPIIAASILFFTFPKGVITYIKQFINNESETGQEVYYKRIRDITAQQLEAFSNAFLKLSRTFSNISRKKTSLNQRDVSMLIEDVASRVCKDCGLCSHCWETDFYNTYQTVFSILSAAERKSRIDLSDIPQDFVDKCLRVDVFTDTTNRMFELYKLNLLWHNRIVESRELVSEQLKGVSSIIGNLAMEVYGEVYFKEELEQAIKVELDREKIIVSDVIVVLNRQNKYEVVIEHSPCKGKRLCTKNILPVVSKILGRRMKVIDSGCVGICSKDKCKMKLIEEEKFRIMTGVARESKESNAISGDNYSFMEIKNGQYLLALSDGMGTGNKASEESSAAIELLEEFIESGFDKDLAIKMINSVLVLKSNEDFFSTLDMTIIDLYTGVAEFVKIGAASAFIKRGEMVEVIGSSSLPVGMLSNVDIDVTKKKLKDGDIIVMVTDGVLDSKKDIIEKEKWFSEILKGIDTNQPEYIADYLLNIAKENSDHEIEDDMTILVAKVWEKYL
- the tilS gene encoding tRNA lysidine(34) synthetase TilS, giving the protein MIQKDNNIIVGVSGGADSMCLLHLLKQVSRIVPFKITAVHINHGIRGKEAEEDAAYVRDICKTWDIPCFIYNIDVKKEALKRKCSEEEAGRAVRYEIFEKVREETHGDKIAVAHNMNDQAETVLMQLFRGSGMKGLGGITPVRDHIIRPLLEFTRDEIEQYCLENHIHYRQDYTNALNIYTRNKIRNELIPFIKKNFNPNIVKTLYNMSTLLREEESFLNDEANKHLKLCIKEEKAHLVILDNPLFCSYHPVLQKRIIRIVLERLRGQLKNIDLNHVLDVIELSRKGTGKKLCLPNDIIVKRQYEDLIFQAGEELFEGFCYDVSVPSTIFVKELNAKVEVIVLDKENFNLSHQNTCTKSFDYDKIETGLHIRTKQPGDRILLKNGTKKLKDFFIDEKIPRDERDRIPLLADGNKILWVIGYRYSDAYKITSSTEKVLQVRWIPLTKDEV